A single Notoacmeibacter ruber DNA region contains:
- a CDS encoding ABC-F family ATP-binding cassette domain-containing protein, with protein sequence MLTISDLSLRIAGRLLLDHADLSLPTGAKAGLVGRNGAGKTTLFRAIRGEMASESGRIDLPKGARIGGVSQEVPGTDESLIDIVLKADTERATLLEESETATDPMRIAEIQTRLVDIDAHSAEARAAAILSGLGFDQEAQQRPAKSFSGGWRMRVALASVLFSQPDLLLLDEPTNYLDLEGTLWLENYLARYPHTVLLISHDRDLLNRAVSSIVHLEGKKLTFWRGGYDQFSRQRAEKAELAAKAAEKQDARKKELQAFVDRFRAKASKARQAQSRLKMLEKMDAIDMPVDEHVAPFRFAEPQKEVASPAIRLEETSVGYEPGKPILRGLNLRIDADDRIALLGANGNGKSTFAKLLADRLKAEEGTMTVAPKLKVAMFAQHQMDDLHPNESAIEHVRAMMPQAPEAKVRARVAQMGLPTEKMMTAAKDLSGGEKARLLMGLATFEGPNLLILDEPTNHLDIDSRRALTDALNAFSGAVILISHDRSLVESTADRLWLVHDGTVAPYEGDMEDYKALILSLNRTSKGEKSKPSQSKAEIRREAAKKREELKVLAKKIKEFESLMGKAQKRIQAIEAELAEGDIYESDPARATKLAKERSDASVKLAETEAAWLEASESYETSVNG encoded by the coding sequence ATGCTGACCATATCCGACCTTTCGCTCCGCATCGCCGGACGCCTTCTTCTCGATCATGCCGATCTTTCGCTGCCGACCGGCGCGAAGGCAGGCCTTGTCGGTCGCAATGGTGCCGGCAAAACCACACTCTTTCGCGCCATTCGCGGCGAGATGGCCTCCGAAAGCGGACGGATCGATTTGCCGAAAGGCGCACGGATCGGCGGCGTCAGCCAGGAAGTGCCGGGCACCGATGAATCGCTGATCGACATCGTTCTGAAGGCCGACACCGAACGCGCCACCCTGCTGGAGGAATCGGAAACGGCGACCGATCCGATGCGGATTGCGGAAATCCAGACCAGGCTGGTGGATATCGACGCCCATTCCGCCGAAGCGCGCGCCGCGGCGATCCTCTCCGGCCTCGGCTTCGATCAGGAAGCGCAGCAGCGCCCGGCCAAGAGCTTTTCTGGCGGCTGGCGCATGCGTGTCGCGCTTGCCTCCGTCCTCTTCAGTCAGCCGGACCTGCTTCTTCTCGATGAGCCGACCAACTATCTCGATCTGGAAGGCACGCTCTGGCTGGAAAACTATCTGGCGCGCTATCCGCACACCGTCCTTCTCATCAGCCATGACCGCGACCTTCTCAACCGGGCCGTCTCGTCCATCGTCCATCTTGAAGGCAAGAAACTGACCTTCTGGCGCGGCGGCTACGACCAGTTCTCCCGCCAGCGCGCCGAAAAGGCCGAACTGGCTGCCAAGGCGGCCGAAAAGCAGGATGCCCGCAAGAAGGAATTGCAGGCTTTCGTCGATCGCTTCCGCGCGAAAGCCTCCAAGGCGCGTCAGGCGCAGAGCCGGCTGAAAATGCTGGAGAAGATGGATGCGATCGACATGCCGGTCGACGAGCATGTCGCACCCTTCCGCTTTGCCGAGCCGCAGAAAGAGGTCGCCTCCCCCGCCATCCGGCTGGAGGAAACCTCGGTCGGGTACGAACCGGGCAAGCCAATCCTGAGAGGGCTGAACCTTCGCATCGATGCCGACGACCGGATCGCGCTGCTTGGCGCGAACGGGAACGGCAAATCCACCTTCGCCAAGCTCCTCGCCGACCGTCTGAAGGCCGAGGAAGGGACCATGACGGTCGCGCCCAAGCTGAAGGTGGCGATGTTCGCGCAGCACCAGATGGACGATCTCCATCCGAACGAAAGCGCCATCGAGCATGTCCGCGCGATGATGCCGCAGGCGCCGGAAGCGAAGGTGCGAGCGCGCGTGGCGCAGATGGGATTGCCGACCGAGAAAATGATGACGGCCGCCAAGGACCTCTCCGGTGGCGAGAAGGCGCGCCTTCTCATGGGGCTTGCGACCTTCGAGGGGCCGAACCTTTTGATCCTCGATGAGCCGACCAACCATCTGGATATCGATAGCCGCCGCGCGCTGACCGATGCGCTCAACGCTTTCTCCGGCGCCGTCATTCTCATCAGCCATGACCGCAGCCTGGTCGAAAGCACCGCCGACCGGCTCTGGCTCGTTCATGACGGAACGGTCGCGCCCTATGAAGGTGACATGGAGGATTACAAGGCGCTGATCCTGTCATTGAACCGGACCAGCAAGGGGGAGAAATCGAAGCCCAGCCAGTCCAAGGCGGAAATCCGCCGCGAGGCCGCCAAGAAGCGCGAAGAACTCAAGGTGCTCGCCAAAAAAATCAAGGAATTCGAATCCTTGATGGGAAAGGCTCAGAAGCGGATTCAGGCGATTGAAGCAGAGCTTGCAGAGGGTGACATCTACGAAAGCGATCCGGCCCGCGCGACAAAACTCGCCAAGGAACGGAGCGATGCCAGCGTGAAACTGGCCGAGACCGAAGCCGCCTGGCTGGAAGCCAGCGAGTCCTATGAGACATCGGTCAACGGATAA
- the trhA gene encoding PAQR family membrane homeostasis protein TrhA, protein MPFPNFTAAELYADGIVHTLAMIASAVAVTLLLALTAGEISGSMTVALSIYGGGLFAMFACSAIYNLTPWHGAKGLLRRFDQAAIFLMIAGTYTPLVVLMDTMLAYFILAVVWSGALAGVVSKLFFAGEYRRWDPALYLGLSWCGVVLIGQMLLVLPVLVTTMIFIGGLCYSVGVVFHVWESLKFHNVVWHSFVLAGAICHFIAVAHGTAWSIV, encoded by the coding sequence ATGCCTTTCCCAAATTTCACCGCGGCCGAACTCTATGCCGACGGAATTGTTCACACACTGGCCATGATCGCCAGTGCCGTCGCCGTTACGCTTCTTCTGGCGCTCACCGCGGGCGAAATATCCGGCAGCATGACCGTCGCGCTTTCCATCTATGGCGGCGGCCTTTTTGCCATGTTTGCCTGCTCGGCGATCTATAATCTGACGCCGTGGCACGGCGCGAAAGGCCTTCTTCGACGCTTCGACCAGGCTGCGATTTTTCTGATGATTGCAGGCACCTATACACCGCTCGTCGTTCTGATGGACACGATGCTGGCCTATTTCATTCTGGCCGTTGTCTGGTCGGGTGCGCTCGCCGGCGTCGTTTCCAAACTCTTCTTTGCAGGAGAGTACCGGCGCTGGGATCCTGCCCTCTATCTCGGCCTTAGCTGGTGCGGCGTCGTCCTGATCGGCCAGATGCTTCTGGTGCTGCCGGTTCTCGTCACGACGATGATCTTCATCGGCGGGCTATGCTATTCGGTCGGCGTTGTTTTCCACGTGTGGGAAAGCCTGAAGTTTCACAACGTCGTCTGGCACAGTTTCGTGCTCGCCGGCGCGATCTGCCACTTCATCGCTGTCGCGCATGGCACGGCTTGGTCGATCGTCTAG
- the ndk gene encoding nucleoside-diphosphate kinase yields MATERTFSMIKPDATKRNLTGAITKMFEDAGLRVIASKRVHMSQREAEAFYAVHKDRPFFGELTEFMASGPTVVQVLEGENAIAKNREVMGATNPADADEGTIRKAFAQSIGENSVHGSDAPETAKEEIAFWFAEKDIVG; encoded by the coding sequence ATGGCCACCGAACGCACCTTTTCCATGATCAAGCCGGACGCGACCAAGCGCAACCTGACCGGCGCCATTACTAAGATGTTTGAAGATGCCGGCCTGCGCGTCATTGCTTCCAAGCGTGTTCATATGAGCCAGCGCGAAGCCGAAGCTTTCTATGCCGTGCACAAGGACCGTCCCTTCTTCGGCGAACTGACCGAATTCATGGCCTCCGGCCCGACCGTCGTTCAGGTTCTGGAAGGCGAGAACGCTATCGCCAAGAACCGCGAAGTGATGGGCGCCACCAACCCGGCCGACGCAGATGAGGGCACGATCCGCAAGGCTTTCGCTCAGTCGATTGGCGAAAACTCCGTGCATGGTTCTGATGCGCCGGAAACCGCCAAGGAAGAGATCGCTTTCTGGTTCGCCGAAAAGGACATCGTTGGCTGA